The Deinococcus metalli genome includes a window with the following:
- a CDS encoding O-antigen ligase family protein, with product MTDAPARHAALPRWVPWLLALVPVVPPLYLAALGALGELRRLPLTARRVLFVFAACQLVAALFTPQPLLSVALAGARTLLILAMIAAGAYLRDSRALRPLLWGQLVIFATAWLYTLATQGFAGVQERLGHPYYYVVSLGLVAVVALWFVVFWRGGGWWRWPTGALAVVTLLAAGSRGPIIALVAGTLAAFAFQRERRRAWVLLPAGVLVVLAAATSSAHLPFKPLNRLLNDQTSGREYVWQDAIEGWKTSPLGGVGPYQGGPYLTYLFKDGCQLTPTLERNDIGCPAALTRWSSVWLIAHNAWLHWLLESGVIGVAGLLAVMSYALWLATRQGDPLTLAILYGFTAMNVVDVVIALPSQHFAELWWALVGVVLVNSAPAPNATPG from the coding sequence GTGACGGACGCCCCCGCGCGGCATGCCGCCCTTCCCCGCTGGGTACCGTGGCTCCTCGCGCTCGTTCCAGTCGTGCCGCCGCTGTACCTCGCCGCGCTGGGGGCGCTGGGCGAGTTGCGGCGCCTGCCGCTCACTGCCCGGCGGGTGCTGTTCGTGTTCGCGGCCTGTCAGCTGGTCGCGGCGCTGTTCACGCCACAGCCGCTGCTGTCGGTCGCGCTGGCCGGTGCACGCACGCTGCTGATCCTGGCGATGATCGCCGCCGGCGCGTATCTGCGTGACAGCCGCGCCCTGCGCCCCCTGCTGTGGGGCCAGCTTGTGATCTTTGCCACCGCGTGGCTCTACACGCTGGCCACCCAGGGCTTCGCCGGCGTGCAGGAGCGGCTCGGCCACCCGTACTACTACGTGGTCTCGCTGGGCCTCGTGGCCGTGGTGGCCCTGTGGTTCGTCGTCTTCTGGCGTGGCGGCGGCTGGTGGCGCTGGCCGACCGGCGCGCTGGCCGTGGTGACGCTGCTCGCGGCCGGCAGCCGCGGCCCGATCATCGCGCTCGTCGCCGGCACGCTCGCGGCGTTTGCGTTCCAGCGGGAGCGCCGGCGGGCGTGGGTCCTCCTGCCCGCCGGTGTGCTCGTGGTGCTGGCCGCCGCGACCAGCAGCGCGCACCTGCCATTCAAGCCCCTGAACCGCCTGCTGAATGACCAGACGAGCGGCCGGGAGTACGTGTGGCAGGACGCCATCGAGGGCTGGAAGACCTCACCACTTGGCGGCGTCGGCCCCTACCAGGGCGGACCGTACCTCACCTACCTGTTTAAAGACGGCTGCCAGCTCACGCCCACCCTGGAACGCAACGACATCGGCTGCCCTGCCGCCCTGACCCGCTGGTCGAGCGTGTGGCTGATCGCGCACAACGCGTGGCTGCACTGGCTGCTCGAAAGCGGCGTGATCGGTGTGGCTGGCCTGCTGGCCGTGATGAGCTACGCCCTGTGGCTGGCCACGCGGCAGGGCGATCCCCTGACCCTAGCCATCCTGTACGGCTTCACCGCAATGAACGTGGTGGACGTCGTAATCGCGCTGCCGAGCCAGCATTTTGCCGAGCTGTGGTGGGCGCTGGTGGGCGTGGTGCTCGTGAATTCGGCTCCTGCACCGAACGCCACGCCGGGCTGA
- a CDS encoding SDR family oxidoreductase, with protein sequence MTVLLTGGSGRLGRELRRLMPEVVAPTSQELDVTEAAQVLSVVREVTPEVIVHAAAYTDVTRAETERAACWAVNVSGTRHVAAATTAVNAKLVHISTDYVFSGEMGGYREGDTPGPVANHYALTKLVAEEAARSAREHLIIRTSFRPRDFAYPVAFTDMYTSQDYVDVLAPLLADVIRHARVIQEPVLHVGTGRKSVYELARRRRPDVKSGLRAQAGVVLPADVSLNTERWQALCALWTASDSA encoded by the coding sequence TCGGCTCGGCCGTGAGCTGCGCCGGCTGATGCCGGAGGTGGTGGCCCCGACCTCGCAGGAACTGGACGTCACTGAAGCCGCGCAGGTGCTGTCGGTCGTCCGCGAGGTGACGCCGGAGGTGATCGTGCATGCCGCCGCCTACACCGACGTGACCCGCGCCGAGACCGAGCGCGCGGCGTGCTGGGCCGTGAACGTCAGCGGCACCCGGCACGTGGCGGCGGCGACCACGGCCGTGAACGCCAAACTGGTGCACATCAGCACCGACTACGTCTTCAGCGGCGAGATGGGCGGCTACAGGGAGGGCGACACCCCCGGCCCAGTCGCGAACCACTACGCCCTGACGAAACTCGTCGCCGAGGAAGCCGCACGCTCGGCGCGGGAGCATCTGATCATTCGCACCAGTTTCCGTCCGCGCGATTTCGCGTACCCGGTCGCCTTCACCGACATGTACACCAGCCAGGACTACGTGGACGTGCTGGCGCCCCTGCTGGCGGATGTCATTCGCCATGCCCGCGTCATCCAGGAGCCTGTTCTGCACGTGGGCACCGGTCGAAAAAGCGTCTATGAGCTGGCGCGGCGCCGCCGACCCGACGTGAAGAGCGGTCTCCGGGCGCAGGCGGGCGTGGTTCTGCCGGCGGACGTCTCGCTGAACACGGAGCGCTGGCAGGCCCTGTGTGCCCTCTGGACCGCCTCCGACTCGGCCTAA
- a CDS encoding CopD family protein, with the protein MTAILTALGYAGLTLLLGSALARRWLTPGRPGVGPGFAGLALLLLAWGGQVAVTLSTLGMTGMADVLDYVTTTATGRAMLTGLLGATLLLAVEVAAWPALLAAGMAGVTLWGVAGIGHGEGHGAWVRALHAVHAGAMTVWLGGVLALTTARRLPPDLARRFTPAALGSVITLAVTGLLMATEHLTALREWVDTPYGRALLLKLALVAAALLAAILVRHAFARQAWVRLALSREALVLAAVLGVTGVLSTTAPPGGHSEHAHGSASVTVSKSRSVPRCADPETRPHRGTDAPCVVLDLKPQDAAGTPLPAGERAPTGRL; encoded by the coding sequence GTGACCGCGATCCTCACGGCGCTGGGCTACGCGGGACTGACCCTGCTGCTGGGCAGCGCCCTGGCCCGCCGCTGGCTCACGCCGGGCCGGCCGGGCGTGGGGCCGGGTTTTGCCGGGCTGGCCCTGCTGCTGCTCGCGTGGGGCGGGCAGGTGGCCGTCACGCTGTCCACCCTGGGCATGACTGGCATGGCTGACGTGCTCGACTACGTCACGACCACGGCGACCGGGCGGGCCATGCTGACCGGGCTGCTGGGCGCCACCCTGCTGCTGGCGGTGGAGGTGGCCGCGTGGCCCGCCCTGCTGGCCGCCGGGATGGCGGGCGTGACGCTGTGGGGCGTGGCGGGCATCGGGCACGGCGAGGGCCACGGCGCGTGGGTCCGCGCCCTGCACGCCGTCCACGCCGGGGCGATGACCGTGTGGCTGGGCGGCGTCCTGGCACTGACCACCGCCCGGCGGCTCCCACCGGATCTCGCGCGCCGCTTCACGCCCGCCGCGCTGGGCAGCGTGATCACGCTGGCAGTCACCGGCCTGCTGATGGCCACCGAGCACCTCACGGCCCTGCGTGAGTGGGTGGACACGCCCTACGGCCGGGCGCTGCTGCTGAAACTGGCGCTGGTCGCCGCGGCCCTGCTGGCGGCGATCCTGGTACGCCACGCCTTCGCCCGGCAGGCGTGGGTACGGCTCGCCCTGTCCCGCGAGGCGCTGGTGCTCGCGGCGGTGCTGGGTGTCACGGGCGTCCTGAGCACAACCGCGCCGCCCGGCGGGCACAGCGAGCACGCTCACGGCAGCGCCTCGGTCACGGTCTCGAAGAGCCGCTCCGTCCCGCGGTGCGCCGATCCGGAGACGCGGCCACACAGAGGCACCGACGCACCGTGCGTCGTGTTGGACCTCAAGCCCCAGGATGCGGCGGGGACACCCCTCCCAGCCGGCGAGCGCGCGCCCACCGGGCGCCTGTAA